The following are encoded in a window of Thalassotalea insulae genomic DNA:
- the prfA gene encoding peptide chain release factor 1 produces MKESVYQKLEGLVERFEEVQALLSDPETIANQEKFQNLSKEFKQLEEVTSVFHQYQQAESNFATAEEMLKDDDPDMREMAQEEYKDAKKAVEEISEQLQILLLPRDPNDDNNCFVEIRAGAGGDEAAIFAGDLYRMYSRYCEKQGWRTEAMNLSESEQGGFKEVIFKIIGDGVYGQMKFESGGHRVQRVPETESQGRVHTSACTVVVMPEIPESEAIEINKADLRIDTFRASGAGGQHVNKTDSAIRITHIPTGVVVECQDQRSQHKNRAQAMSVLQARLQQAEDEKRRSEEESSRRSLVASGDRSERIRTYNYPQGRMTDHRINLTLYRLNEVIEGNLQLVLEPIMQENQADLLAALSEAN; encoded by the coding sequence ATGAAAGAATCAGTTTATCAAAAACTTGAAGGCTTAGTTGAACGTTTTGAAGAGGTTCAGGCGTTATTATCGGATCCTGAAACTATTGCCAATCAAGAAAAGTTCCAAAACTTATCAAAAGAATTCAAGCAATTAGAAGAAGTTACCAGCGTATTTCATCAATATCAGCAAGCAGAGAGTAATTTTGCTACCGCAGAAGAAATGCTCAAAGATGATGACCCTGATATGCGCGAAATGGCGCAAGAAGAATACAAAGACGCGAAAAAAGCGGTCGAAGAAATTTCTGAACAATTACAAATTTTGTTGTTGCCTCGTGATCCTAATGATGACAATAACTGCTTTGTTGAGATCCGCGCTGGTGCCGGTGGCGATGAAGCCGCTATTTTTGCTGGTGATTTGTATCGCATGTATAGCCGTTATTGTGAGAAGCAGGGCTGGCGCACTGAAGCGATGAACTTAAGCGAAAGTGAGCAGGGCGGCTTTAAAGAAGTTATTTTTAAGATCATCGGTGATGGCGTCTATGGTCAGATGAAATTTGAATCAGGCGGTCATCGGGTACAACGGGTACCAGAAACTGAGTCTCAAGGGCGAGTACATACTTCGGCCTGTACAGTCGTTGTAATGCCGGAAATTCCTGAATCAGAAGCGATTGAAATTAACAAAGCTGATTTACGTATTGATACTTTTCGAGCCTCTGGCGCCGGTGGGCAGCACGTTAATAAAACAGACTCTGCGATTCGTATTACTCATATTCCAACAGGCGTTGTCGTGGAATGTCAGGATCAACGTTCACAGCATAAAAACCGGGCACAAGCTATGTCTGTATTGCAGGCAAGGTTACAGCAAGCGGAAGATGAGAAGCGTCGTAGTGAAGAAGAGTCATCGCGTCGCAGCTTAGTAGCCAGTGGTGATCGCTCTGAACGTATTCGCACGTATAATTATCCGCAAGGGCGAATGACAGACCATCGTATTAACTTAACCTTATATAGGTTAAATGAAGTGATAGAAGGTAATTTACAGTTAGTGCTTGAGCCGATAATGCAAGAGAACCAAGCAGATCTGTTAGCGGCGTTATCTGAGGCTAACTAG
- the prmC gene encoding peptide chain release factor N(5)-glutamine methyltransferase: MSQYLFTSIAEAVDYSTRRLASLSDSAKLDGQILLAQVLDKELSYLYTWPEKQVTAQQQAEFLKLLALREQGQPIAYITGYKEFWSLNFKVSPATLIPRPDTEVLVELILDNHPQSHLACLDLGTGTGAIALALASERQHWSIDAVDYSEQAVALAQENARQLSLTQVNIFQSDWFGNVPEGKRYQLIVSNPPYIDASDKHLAQGDVRFEPKSALVADNSGLADIADIINQSQNFLAPQGMLYFEHGFEQAKAVRQLFADAGYQNIQTMKDYNANDRITYACYN; the protein is encoded by the coding sequence ATGAGTCAGTATTTATTCACATCTATCGCTGAGGCTGTTGATTACAGTACTCGGCGACTTGCTTCACTTTCTGATAGTGCCAAGTTAGACGGGCAAATTTTACTGGCTCAAGTGTTAGATAAAGAGTTGAGTTATCTTTATACCTGGCCTGAAAAGCAAGTCACGGCGCAGCAACAGGCCGAATTTCTAAAATTGTTGGCGTTGCGTGAGCAGGGGCAACCTATCGCCTATATCACAGGCTATAAGGAATTTTGGTCGCTAAATTTTAAAGTTTCGCCAGCAACTTTGATCCCACGTCCTGATACTGAGGTTTTAGTTGAACTTATTCTGGATAATCATCCGCAGTCACACTTAGCTTGTCTTGATCTTGGTACCGGAACAGGGGCTATTGCACTGGCATTAGCATCAGAGCGACAGCACTGGTCGATTGATGCTGTAGATTATAGTGAACAGGCAGTGGCACTTGCTCAGGAAAATGCTCGTCAGCTATCTTTAACTCAAGTTAATATTTTTCAAAGTGATTGGTTTGGTAATGTGCCTGAAGGCAAAAGATATCAACTGATCGTGTCAAATCCACCGTATATTGACGCTAGCGATAAGCATTTAGCTCAAGGAGATGTCAGATTTGAACCGAAAAGTGCATTAGTAGCCGATAATAGTGGGCTGGCAGATATTGCTGATATTATCAATCAGAGTCAAAATTTTCTAGCACCACAGGGCATGCTGTATTTTGAACATGGGTTTGAACAGGCAAAAGCGGTGCGTCAGTTATTTGCTGATGCGGGTTATCAGAATATTCAAACAATGAAAGATTATAACGCTAATGATCGTATTACTTATGCGTGTTATAACTAG
- a CDS encoding SirB2 family protein: MLLKHLHMTVALISVAFFTLRFAWTLVDSSLLTKKWVKVTPHLVDTLLLVLGVIMMVKLALNPFEQLWLGEKLLAVLAYIFTGYYTLKLARNRMMQILGYLGAIGWVLLIVRLAITKQALLFVG; the protein is encoded by the coding sequence ATGTTGCTTAAACATTTGCATATGACAGTGGCGCTGATTAGTGTCGCGTTTTTTACCTTAAGGTTTGCTTGGACTTTAGTTGATTCGTCATTGTTAACCAAAAAATGGGTGAAGGTAACGCCACATCTTGTGGATACTCTTTTATTAGTGCTTGGTGTGATCATGATGGTCAAGCTGGCACTAAATCCTTTTGAGCAATTATGGTTAGGTGAAAAATTATTAGCGGTGCTCGCCTATATTTTTACTGGCTATTATACCTTAAAACTGGCACGTAATCGTATGATGCAAATATTAGGTTATCTTGGCGCTATCGGCTGGGTGTTACTTATCGTACGTTTAGCCATCACTAAACAAGCGTTGCTTTTTGTTGGTTAA
- a CDS encoding tetratricopeptide repeat protein has product MNDLLLSELHSEQKALLSSLALIEEHVFGQAPKTQQVLAPLISECQLAIEGIEEPMARAECLINELYVGQLFLDNERVLWPVISHQLTAAIDYKIIAPVLKAAVLQHIANACELEAELVYVPEKVMVRIICDDIYSIIFDPISGESITGQQLDERLDELEVEPGQAYLNAMEPQSIIVEYLSSLKQALINELLFDKALKCVDLLLALRPDDPFERRDRGFLLHQLDCFKVAYDDYQFFVKQCPKDPAAQLLKLQLDQITIAETVLH; this is encoded by the coding sequence ATGAATGATTTGTTGTTGTCTGAATTACATTCAGAACAAAAAGCGTTACTTTCATCTCTGGCATTAATTGAAGAGCATGTCTTTGGACAGGCGCCAAAAACTCAGCAAGTATTGGCACCATTGATAAGTGAATGCCAGCTAGCGATAGAAGGCATCGAAGAACCAATGGCCCGAGCAGAGTGTTTGATTAATGAGCTCTATGTCGGCCAGTTATTTTTGGATAACGAGCGTGTATTATGGCCGGTTATTTCGCATCAGTTAACGGCAGCGATAGATTACAAAATTATTGCGCCTGTGCTCAAAGCTGCGGTGTTGCAGCATATCGCTAATGCCTGTGAGCTAGAGGCTGAGCTGGTCTATGTGCCAGAGAAAGTCATGGTGCGTATTATTTGTGATGATATTTATTCTATTATTTTTGATCCTATTTCAGGGGAATCTATCACTGGTCAGCAGCTGGATGAACGATTAGATGAACTTGAGGTTGAACCGGGGCAAGCGTATTTAAATGCAATGGAGCCGCAAAGTATTATTGTTGAGTATCTTTCTTCGCTTAAGCAAGCATTAATTAATGAGTTATTATTTGATAAAGCGTTAAAGTGTGTTGATTTATTATTAGCGCTACGTCCTGATGACCCCTTTGAGCGCCGTGACCGCGGCTTTCTGCTTCATCAATTAGATTGCTTTAAAGTAGCGTATGATGATTATCAGTTTTTTGTTAAGCAATGCCCGAAAGATCCCGCAGCCCAATTACTGAAATTACAACTAGATCAAATTACTATCGCTGAAACCGTGTTACACTAA
- a CDS encoding DUF819 domain-containing protein — protein MFASSSATEAVQHAPLITNDATILGIFALMLGWVFYTSHSQSAFWKKFYGVVPAVLLCYFLPSLLNTFDIIRGEDSNLYFVASRYLLPACLVLLTISIDLPAIKRLGSKAVILFLTGTVGIVIGGPIALMIVATFVPELIGVSGPDAVWRGMTTVAGSWIGGSANQAAMKEIYGAGDQIFSAMVTVDVIVANLWMAVLLIMSGRAAQIDAKSGADVSAIAELKEKVEQFHAKHARIPTLADLMLIVAVGLGVTGFAHLFADIVTPYFVANHPDLAKFSFHSKFFWMIIFASTAGIILSFTKVRKLEGAGASKVGSSFLYVLIATVGMKMDIRMIMDTPLFFVIGVIWMTIHAGLMLVIARIIKAPLFYMAVGSQANVGGAASAPIVASAFHPSLAPVGVLLAVLGYTLGTYMAWLCGQVLQVIGA, from the coding sequence ATGTTTGCGTCATCTTCAGCAACTGAAGCGGTTCAGCACGCGCCATTAATCACTAATGATGCGACGATTTTAGGGATCTTTGCTTTGATGTTGGGCTGGGTATTTTACACTTCACACAGCCAATCAGCATTTTGGAAAAAGTTTTATGGAGTCGTTCCGGCGGTACTACTTTGCTATTTTTTACCTTCGCTATTGAATACTTTTGATATTATTCGCGGTGAAGATTCTAATTTATATTTTGTTGCATCACGCTACTTGTTACCCGCCTGTTTAGTGTTGTTAACCATTAGTATTGATTTGCCTGCGATTAAGCGCCTCGGGAGCAAGGCGGTTATTTTGTTTTTAACCGGCACTGTTGGTATCGTCATCGGTGGCCCGATAGCATTAATGATTGTGGCGACATTTGTACCTGAACTTATCGGTGTGTCAGGTCCTGATGCTGTGTGGCGAGGAATGACAACTGTCGCGGGGAGTTGGATCGGCGGTAGTGCTAATCAGGCTGCAATGAAAGAAATTTATGGCGCAGGCGATCAAATCTTTTCAGCCATGGTAACTGTTGATGTTATCGTAGCAAACTTATGGATGGCAGTACTGTTAATTATGTCGGGGCGTGCTGCGCAGATAGATGCAAAGTCTGGCGCCGATGTCAGTGCGATTGCTGAATTGAAAGAAAAAGTTGAGCAGTTTCACGCCAAACATGCACGTATTCCAACGTTAGCGGATTTAATGTTGATTGTTGCTGTTGGCCTTGGGGTGACAGGGTTTGCCCATTTATTTGCCGATATTGTTACACCATACTTTGTTGCTAATCATCCAGATTTAGCGAAGTTTAGTTTTCACAGTAAATTTTTCTGGATGATTATTTTCGCCAGTACTGCCGGTATTATTTTATCTTTTACTAAAGTAAGAAAGCTTGAAGGAGCTGGCGCATCAAAAGTAGGGAGTTCGTTTCTTTATGTGCTAATTGCTACTGTCGGCATGAAAATGGATATCAGAATGATCATGGATACACCACTATTCTTTGTTATTGGCGTTATCTGGATGACGATTCACGCTGGCTTAATGCTGGTGATTGCTAGAATTATTAAAGCGCCATTGTTTTATATGGCAGTTGGCAGTCAAGCCAATGTTGGTGGCGCCGCTTCAGCACCAATTGTTGCTTCGGCATTTCATCCATCATTAGCACCAGTTGGTGTATTATTAGCGGTATTAGGTTATACCTTAGGTACCTATATGGCTTGGTTATGTGGCCAGGTCTTACAAGTGATAGGTGCATAA
- the kdsA gene encoding 3-deoxy-8-phosphooctulonate synthase has translation MTIKQVQLGDIEISNSKPFTLFGGMNVLESRDMAMRIAEHYVEVTQKLGIPYVFKASFDKANRSSITSYRGPGMEEGLKIFQEIKSTFNVPVITDVHEPYQAQPVAEVADVIQLPAFLARQTDLVVAMAKTNALINIKKPQFLAAHEMRHIIKKFAEAGNEQVMLCERGSCFGYNNLIVDMLAMEEMKGFAPVIFDATHALQKPGGREDSADGRRAQAAQLARSGMALGIAGLFIEAHPEPSVAKCDGPCALPLAKLAPYLAQMKAVDELVKSFEPLITG, from the coding sequence ATGACAATTAAACAAGTTCAACTCGGTGATATTGAAATAAGTAACAGCAAGCCATTTACACTGTTTGGTGGTATGAACGTGCTTGAATCGCGTGATATGGCGATGCGCATTGCCGAACATTATGTCGAAGTTACCCAGAAGTTAGGCATTCCGTATGTATTTAAGGCGTCGTTTGACAAAGCAAATCGTTCTTCGATCACTTCTTATCGTGGCCCTGGTATGGAAGAGGGCTTAAAGATTTTTCAGGAAATCAAATCAACTTTTAATGTGCCGGTGATCACTGATGTGCACGAACCTTATCAGGCACAGCCGGTGGCGGAAGTGGCCGATGTTATCCAGCTGCCGGCATTTTTAGCCCGTCAGACAGATTTAGTGGTTGCCATGGCAAAAACCAATGCGCTGATTAATATTAAGAAGCCACAGTTTTTGGCGGCACATGAAATGCGTCATATTATTAAAAAGTTTGCTGAAGCCGGTAATGAGCAAGTGATGCTATGTGAACGTGGTAGCTGTTTTGGTTATAACAATCTTATTGTTGATATGCTGGCGATGGAAGAAATGAAGGGGTTTGCCCCTGTCATTTTTGATGCGACTCATGCATTGCAAAAGCCAGGTGGACGAGAAGATTCAGCAGATGGTCGTCGTGCTCAGGCGGCACAGTTAGCCCGTAGCGGTATGGCATTAGGGATTGCCGGGTTATTTATTGAAGCACACCCAGAGCCGAGCGTTGCTAAATGCGATGGGCCCTGTGCGTTACCATTAGCTAAACTAGCACCTTATTTAGCACAAATGAAGGCCGTTGATGAACTGGTGAAAAGCTTTGAGCCGTTAATTACTGGTTAG
- a CDS encoding transcriptional regulator GcvA, whose translation MAVRLPPLNALKAFEASARQLSFTRAAEELFVTQAAISHQIKSLEEYLGLKLFMRKNRALLLTEEGQSYYLDIKDVFNSLNDATERLLARGAKGAITVSLQPSFAIQWLVPRLSKFNQLNPEIDVRIKAVDQEDGSLTEDVDVAIYHGRGRWPNIHADKLHTEYLVPVCSPLLLQGTKPLTCIEDFTQHTLLHDTSRRDWKRWFRDAGIKATNVNHGPIFSHSAMVVQAAVYGQGIALAQSILAKPEIDVGRLIMPVEHKLVSKDAFYLVCRESQVEVGKIAAFRDWVLDTVAQEQEELGEEEHVL comes from the coding sequence TTGGCTGTCCGTTTACCTCCACTCAACGCTTTGAAAGCCTTTGAGGCTTCTGCTCGCCAGTTGAGTTTTACCCGAGCTGCTGAAGAGTTATTCGTCACTCAGGCGGCGATAAGTCATCAGATTAAGTCTTTGGAAGAGTATTTAGGGTTAAAACTATTTATGCGAAAGAACCGGGCGCTGTTATTAACAGAAGAAGGTCAGTCTTATTACTTAGATATTAAAGATGTCTTCAATTCATTAAATGATGCTACCGAACGATTATTGGCCCGTGGGGCGAAAGGGGCGATCACTGTTAGCTTACAACCAAGTTTTGCTATTCAATGGTTAGTGCCGCGCTTAAGCAAATTTAATCAGTTAAATCCTGAGATAGATGTCAGGATCAAAGCTGTGGATCAAGAAGATGGTTCGCTCACTGAAGACGTCGATGTTGCGATTTATCATGGACGGGGGCGTTGGCCAAATATTCATGCAGATAAATTACATACAGAATACTTGGTTCCTGTCTGCTCACCATTATTATTACAAGGGACTAAACCGTTAACTTGCATAGAAGATTTTACTCAACATACCTTGCTACATGACACTTCTCGTCGAGACTGGAAGCGCTGGTTTAGAGATGCCGGAATTAAGGCAACGAATGTGAATCATGGGCCTATTTTTAGTCATTCGGCTATGGTAGTACAGGCAGCGGTTTATGGTCAGGGTATAGCGCTGGCTCAAAGTATCTTAGCTAAACCTGAAATAGATGTTGGGCGGTTGATCATGCCAGTGGAACATAAGCTGGTGAGTAAAGATGCGTTTTATCTGGTTTGTAGAGAGAGTCAGGTTGAAGTGGGAAAAATTGCAGCATTTCGTGACTGGGTGTTAGATACTGTTGCACAAGAGCAGGAAGAACTAGGGGAAGAAGAGCATGTGTTGTAA
- a CDS encoding alpha/beta family hydrolase: MTTPSLLKKEVNNARAYVVFAHGAGADKDSEFIEQISIRLNQRAINVLCFNFYYMDKRLLDGKRYPPDRMPKLLSCFEQVLTQVTTELPIFLMGKSMGGRVAATIAGQVLKGVKGVICLGYPFHPQKQPQKLRLEPLQQTQLPVLVVQGDRDALGCRAEIADYQLSELCQINFLPDGDHDLKPRKKSGFSHQAHLDSAVDMIESFINEQR; encoded by the coding sequence ATGACCACGCCATCATTATTAAAAAAAGAAGTAAATAATGCCCGTGCTTATGTAGTGTTTGCTCATGGCGCAGGTGCAGATAAGGATTCCGAATTTATTGAGCAAATATCGATACGACTCAATCAGCGGGCGATTAATGTTCTGTGTTTTAATTTTTACTATATGGATAAACGGCTACTCGATGGTAAGCGTTATCCGCCTGATCGCATGCCTAAATTACTTAGTTGCTTTGAACAGGTTTTAACTCAAGTAACAACGGAATTACCAATATTTCTTATGGGAAAGTCGATGGGAGGACGAGTTGCAGCGACTATCGCTGGGCAAGTACTCAAAGGCGTTAAGGGCGTTATCTGCTTAGGTTATCCATTTCATCCGCAAAAACAGCCACAAAAGCTTCGATTAGAGCCGCTGCAGCAAACGCAGTTGCCTGTTTTAGTCGTGCAAGGGGACAGAGATGCATTAGGTTGTCGGGCCGAAATAGCTGATTATCAGTTATCTGAGTTATGCCAAATTAATTTTTTGCCTGATGGTGACCACGATCTAAAGCCGAGAAAAAAATCTGGTTTTAGCCATCAGGCACATTTAGACAGTGCCGTAGACATGATAGAGAGCTTTATTAATGAACAGCGATAA
- a CDS encoding DUF423 domain-containing protein, translated as MNSDNIMKLSLVFIALSGAFSVLFGAWLAHAGQELLLTDKTRLITAHHYQIIHTLAALAAILSYRSNASRVLLLASVLFIAGMLLFSGSLYLKTYTGITSLGQLAPLGGVTLTLGWLTLAFVGIKNK; from the coding sequence ATGAACAGCGATAATATAATGAAGCTAAGTTTGGTTTTTATTGCACTTAGTGGCGCTTTTTCGGTATTATTCGGCGCTTGGTTAGCCCACGCTGGGCAAGAGTTACTGTTAACGGATAAAACGCGTTTAATTACTGCGCACCATTACCAGATCATTCATACCTTAGCTGCTCTTGCTGCGATTTTATCGTATCGAAGTAACGCGTCGCGAGTTTTACTGTTAGCGTCGGTGCTGTTTATTGCTGGCATGCTGTTGTTTAGTGGTAGTTTATATCTTAAAACTTATACTGGGATAACAAGTTTAGGTCAACTGGCACCTCTAGGTGGGGTAACATTAACGTTAGGCTGGCTCACACTGGCATTTGTAGGTATTAAAAATAAATGA
- the rlmM gene encoding 23S rRNA (cytidine(2498)-2'-O)-methyltransferase RlmM, protein MTSIVLYCRPGFEKECGAEIQEKAAWNEVYGYLQLSKNQGVVFFHLNNSEDGERLITRIPLKRLIFARQWFVSLTDKMTLPDFNRVEAITEQLGTEWQYADLRMETPDTNDGKALSKFCRKLAVPLRQALRKQKILTQQHDKHGAILHALFFSGSEVILGYSLGDNSSPHVMGIPRLKFPNQAPSRSTLKLDEAFLHFIPKEEWETRLTSGMNAVDLGAAPGGWTYQLVRRGMMVTAIDNGPMAESLMETGQVKHKLFDGFKYVPQKQNVYWLVCDMIEKPQRVAKLMANWLLHGYCKEAMFNLKLPMKGRYQQVVDDLQTMKDMFAEYQVKYELYAKHLYYDREEVTVHARLLSPPPQM, encoded by the coding sequence ATGACATCGATAGTTTTATATTGCAGGCCAGGCTTTGAAAAAGAGTGTGGTGCTGAAATTCAAGAAAAAGCCGCCTGGAATGAGGTTTATGGGTATTTGCAGCTCAGTAAAAACCAAGGGGTCGTGTTTTTTCATTTAAATAATAGTGAAGACGGTGAGCGTTTAATTACGCGTATACCATTAAAACGACTGATTTTTGCTCGCCAATGGTTTGTCAGTTTAACGGACAAAATGACTTTACCAGATTTCAACCGAGTAGAAGCTATTACAGAGCAGCTGGGCACAGAGTGGCAGTATGCGGATTTAAGGATGGAAACTCCTGATACTAATGATGGTAAAGCGTTATCTAAGTTTTGCCGAAAACTTGCGGTGCCACTGCGTCAGGCGTTACGTAAACAAAAAATACTAACACAACAGCATGATAAACATGGCGCTATACTACATGCGTTATTTTTTAGTGGCAGTGAAGTGATTCTTGGTTACTCGTTAGGTGATAACAGTTCACCTCATGTGATGGGGATTCCACGGTTAAAGTTTCCTAATCAAGCGCCGAGCCGTTCAACCTTAAAACTTGATGAAGCGTTTTTACATTTTATTCCTAAGGAAGAGTGGGAAACTCGCTTAACCTCGGGGATGAATGCGGTCGATTTAGGAGCAGCACCAGGAGGCTGGACTTATCAGTTAGTGCGTCGTGGTATGATGGTTACTGCAATAGACAATGGGCCGATGGCTGAATCGTTAATGGAAACCGGTCAGGTTAAGCATAAATTGTTTGATGGCTTTAAATATGTGCCACAAAAGCAAAATGTTTATTGGTTAGTATGTGACATGATAGAAAAACCACAGCGTGTTGCTAAGCTCATGGCTAATTGGTTGTTACATGGCTACTGTAAAGAGGCGATGTTTAATTTGAAATTGCCGATGAAAGGGCGCTATCAGCAAGTAGTGGATGATCTACAGACCATGAAAGACATGTTTGCTGAGTATCAGGTGAAATATGAACTTTACGCTAAGCACTTATATTATGATCGTGAAGAAGTAACAGTGCATGCAAGGTTGTTATCACCGCCACCTCAGATGTAA
- a CDS encoding isocitrate dehydrogenase translates to MAKQTITVIPGDGIGPDIIDATIKVLDKAGCDFNYEYADAGLVALEKHGELVPEETLKLIEKNKITLKGPLTTPVGEGFTSINVTLRKQFQLYANVRPVLSFKGTKARYDNIDIITIRENTEGMYSGLGQTTTEDGSEAEAKSLITREGAERIVEFAYQTARKEGRKKVTAVHKANILKSTSGLFLKVAREVAERYPDIESTEMIVDNCCMQLVMNPEQFDVIVTTNLFGDILSDLCAGLVGGLGMAPGANIGKDCAIFEAVHGSAPDIAGKNLANPTSVILAAIQMLEYLEMGDKAEKIRAAITDVIESGDRTTRDLGGSHGTTDFTQALLDRL, encoded by the coding sequence ATGGCTAAACAAACTATCACAGTAATTCCCGGTGACGGCATCGGTCCTGACATTATCGACGCAACAATTAAAGTACTAGATAAAGCAGGTTGTGATTTTAATTATGAATATGCAGATGCAGGTTTAGTTGCTTTAGAAAAACACGGCGAACTTGTGCCAGAAGAAACGCTGAAATTAATCGAAAAAAACAAGATCACGTTAAAAGGCCCACTAACAACGCCTGTTGGCGAAGGTTTTACTTCAATTAACGTGACACTACGTAAACAATTTCAATTATATGCCAATGTTCGTCCGGTATTGTCTTTTAAAGGCACTAAAGCGCGATACGACAACATAGATATTATTACTATTCGTGAAAATACCGAAGGCATGTATTCTGGCTTAGGTCAAACAACAACGGAAGATGGTTCAGAAGCAGAAGCAAAAAGCTTGATCACTCGAGAAGGTGCAGAGCGTATCGTAGAGTTTGCCTATCAAACAGCCCGCAAAGAAGGTCGCAAAAAGGTCACTGCGGTACATAAAGCAAACATCTTAAAATCTACTTCAGGCCTATTCTTAAAGGTAGCCCGTGAAGTAGCGGAACGTTACCCTGATATCGAATCAACAGAAATGATCGTTGATAACTGCTGTATGCAATTAGTTATGAACCCAGAGCAATTCGACGTTATCGTTACAACTAACCTGTTTGGTGATATTTTATCTGACTTATGTGCCGGCCTTGTTGGCGGCTTAGGCATGGCACCAGGCGCTAATATCGGGAAAGATTGCGCTATTTTTGAAGCGGTACATGGCAGTGCACCTGATATTGCCGGTAAAAATCTAGCAAACCCAACTTCCGTTATTTTAGCCGCTATTCAAATGCTAGAATATTTGGAAATGGGCGATAAAGCAGAAAAAATTCGCGCAGCTATCACTGATGTGATTGAATCTGGCGATCGCACTACTCGTGACTTAGGTGGCAGCCACGGTACTACTGACTTTACTCAAGCGTTGTTAGATCGCCTATAA
- a CDS encoding DUF3192 domain-containing protein, with protein sequence MNKKVVSRILLALAAYGVFVLLVVNFYDDSPANMKWEDREAYNRQFINSLELGKFTFEQALEKLGSPDITEAKLVDNNHFQALFYRTHHVKSDGITTQEECSYLLFVNNELVEYAKAEHYKGLDDAITEYTIKHALTRQNQQLDTLQN encoded by the coding sequence ATGAACAAAAAGGTCGTATCGCGCATCTTGTTAGCTTTAGCTGCTTACGGAGTCTTCGTGCTGTTAGTGGTTAATTTTTATGATGACAGTCCAGCAAATATGAAGTGGGAAGATCGAGAAGCCTATAACCGCCAATTCATTAACAGTTTAGAGCTTGGAAAATTTACTTTTGAACAAGCACTAGAAAAATTAGGCAGCCCAGATATCACAGAAGCAAAGCTAGTCGATAATAATCACTTTCAAGCGCTGTTTTATCGCACTCATCATGTAAAATCCGATGGCATTACCACACAGGAAGAATGCTCATACCTGTTATTTGTTAATAATGAATTAGTAGAATATGCCAAAGCAGAACATTACAAGGGCTTGGATGATGCTATTACTGAATACACGATTAAACACGCACTCACCAGGCAAAATCAACAGCTAGATACCCTACAAAATTAA